CACGGTAGAATTGGGTGAGGGAGTAGTCCAGCAACGCCTGACACGAGCGCATGTAGTGGTGAGCCCGGGCAAAAGGAAACCATACACGGTTGCCTACGAGCACCTGGGCCTCCTCCAACTTCTGGCGCGGAATCCACTGACCGCCGAGGTTGCGCACCAGCACCTCTCCCAGGTACGCGCCAATGGCGGGCACCACGTGTGCGTCGATGTCCTGCCGTTCGAACACCCTCGGAAAGTCCTCATACCAGAACTGGTAGTCCACATCGCTGAGTGATTCGGGTGTCTCCTCGAAGATGGAGGGTACCTTCGTGTGCAGCAGGGCCACGAGACGCTCGGCGAGGGTGCTGTAATGCTCGCGAGCGCGCTCCGGGGCATCCACGTCCGGAGGCAGAGCGGAGACCGCGGGGCGCCACTCCTGGGGCTCGGGTGGGCGGTACGCGTTGAACTCGGCAATCCTGCGCTGGCGCTCGTGGCTGGCGACGCGGTCCACGACGCGCGATAGCAGAGGCGCCACGTCTGGGTGGAAGCGAGGCTCCACGGGGGCCAGCATGGCACTGCGCTCGCGCAGGGTGCGCAGCACGGTGTCGAAGTCCAGATCCGGTCGGAGGTGGACGAACGCGCGGGCCTGGGCGAGGCGCGCCTCGTCGCTGGCGAAATCCGCGGCGGTGGGCCACGTCACCAGGAGGACGGAGCCGTTTGGGAGTTCCTCCAGCCGGTGGGCTGGCGTGGACAGCATGCGCTCACGGCCAACCATCTCCACCAGCTTCGGGCCGAAGACGTTGAGCCAGAAGACCTCGTAGATTTTGTCGAACCCGTCTCGAATGGAGGTCTGCTGATCGCGTCCGAAGCGGGGGGAACCCGCCAACTGCGCGTCATCGGCGCTGTGGGCCCTCGCATGAGTGACCGGATAGCGGGAGGCCCAGGCGCGCACCATCTCCACGAAACCTTGGCAGAGCTGCGCCTCAGCGAAGAAAGAGAGAGGCTTCACCTTGATGATGATGTCCAGTTCGGGAGCCCGCGGTGGGAGCCACAGCCAAAGCCGACTGTCCAGGGCGGGCCACTTCGTCCGATAGAGTCCAATGGACGTGCTGTTCCCATCGCGCCGCTCTTCCAGCGCCTTCCAAATGGCGTTGCGGGCGTATTTGCGTTGGCGCTTGCCGGTGACGACATCCGGCATCCACCGGCCTGCGTACTCCTCCAACGCTTCAAGGAAAGGCTCGAGCTCACTTGTCAGTGCGGCCTGTGGATTCATGGCGCCTTTGAAGATGAGCCCAAGGTGGTCCTCGCTCTTCTCGCCGTGAAACTCCAGTACTTTCATTGGAACAGCACCTCTACTTCCGGAACCTGACTCCTGGTTTTTTCCATGGCTGCATCCAAGTAGTCTGGATTCGTAGGTTTGAGTTTGCCACCCTCGTAGACGAGGCGAACCCTCGGAACCCGCACCTCACTGCCCCCTGGAAAAAGGGGCTGGAGGGAGTCTCGACGGATGTCCAGCGTCTCACCGTAGTTCCGTAGAGCCTCCTTCGCGTCGGCAATCATCTGTGCCTCCAACGCCGTCTCTCTCAACCCCGAGAGTTCTCGGCTCTTGAAGCTGAACGTCTCCACGCGACGCGGCTGTCCGCCGAGCTCGCCCGCTTCGATGACGAGCACGTCCGCGAAGCGCAAGCCGGAGTCCGGCTTCCTCACGCCCACATTCGTCTCGATGCGGGGCTTGTCGAAGTCGCCGAGGAAGCGGCGCTGCGCGCGTGGCAGCCGTGCGTCAGCCTGCAGCAGTGTCACCATGACGCGCTCGAAGGCCAGTCCTCGGGCAAACCACACCCGCATCTGCTCGTAGGCCTCCCACGGCAGGGGGCCCTTGGCGGCCTTGCTCTCCTTCACCTCTCCCAGGCGCTTCTCGTAGTAGTCGACGTACTCGCGCCAGCGTGGGTTGCCCCGGGCCTCGGGCGGCGGGGCGTCGAGGGAGGGACGCTGCTTCTCCAGCACGCCCACGTCCTTGGGCAGACGCGGGTTCGTGGACTCGAGCTCCACCGCCGAGAGCTTTGCATCCACCACCTCCCGCGTGTAGCCAGCCCCCTCGTCCACCAGCGAGGCCAGGCCATCAGGGCGCTCCACGCCGCGCGTCTCATTTGGGGAGGGTCCGCTCCTCCCCACGGAGGTGCCCGTGGCCCCGGGCCTGGCCCTGGACATCAGCGGCCGTGCCTTGGCCACATCTCCCCGGGCCTCGTACAGCGCCAGCGCGGCGTCCACTCCCCCCACGGCGACGAAGCGGCCCGACTCCCGGCTGGCTCGTAGGTACCGGGCCAACTCCCGCAGGCCGTCCGCGCCCAACAACCCTTCCAACCGCCGCGCCGTGTGCTCGAGGGCGCGCAGCCGCGGCTCCATGGTCTCGAGTCCGGTGGGGAGGTGCGGCCCCATTCCCGGTGTGCCTCGGGCCTCGGAGAAGTGGCGTACGCCCTTTCCTCCCACATAGATGGCCACCAGCAGCGTCGCTGGCGCCAGCTCGCGCGTGGCCTGCTCGTACTCGCCTCGCGCCAGCGAATGCGCACCATGGCCCGTGCTGGCCAGCAAGCCGTAGAAGCCCAGCGGCACGCCGAAGGTGAGGTGGTCCAAGCCGCCCAGCACCACGTTGCCCGCCGAGAAGTGCCGCGCCGCCCACCTCTTCTCCGCCTCGTCGAGGGCCTCCTGGTAGTCCGGCGGCAGCTGGCCTCGTATGGTGGAGAAGGTAAAGGCCGCCCCGTCACCGCTCACCGGAGAGCTGGTGAGCGCGTCCCTGCCAGCGCGGGCAAGGCCTCGTCCCACGTCTCTCGTTTCAAAGTCCCGGTCCGGACGGGCCGTGGGTTTCAGGCCCCGCCTCTCCAGGGCCGTCTGGAATGCGGGCAGCAACGCGAGCATCTCCTCCAGCCGCTTATCCTGGGCCAACAGGAAGAGAATCTCCCGCAAGTCATCGTCATGGGACGAGTTGACGATGAAGAGGGCGAGTACCTGGGCTCTGACGGCTCCATGGTCCTCGGTGGTCTTCACGAGGAGGGAGGCGCGCTTGAGGTTGAGGAGGCGAGCGACATCTTCGCGCGCGGGGCCCTGGGCACCGAGCCGCACGGCGCGCCAGTCGTCCAACGCCTCCACCAGCCGGGGCATGTCCACGCGCTCCTGCAGCGCGAGGAATTCCGCGGGCGAGGTGCACGTGAGGAAGGGGGCGAGGAGTGCCTCCCCGTCTCCGGAGGAGAAGTCGGGCCAGCCTGGGGGCACGGCCTCTCCTCCGCAGGCGGCAGGGCCCTGGGTGGCATTCCCCCCGCCGGCCACCTCGTGCGCAGGCGTGCTCGCCAGGAGCACGTCCGGGCCCAGACCCCGGGCGCTCGGGCGGCGGTGCGGCCGATCCTGCCCACCAGGCCCGGTAGAAGCGAGAGGGGAGGAAGCGTCGAGTGGGGGCGTACTGGCCCCCGTCTCTCGCAATGCGGAGAGGGTACGCGGGCCCGTGGGGTGTCTCGCATCGGGTTGCGGTGCCAGCGTGACGCAGCCGGTGGACAGCAGCACGGCCCCAAGCAGCACCGCCGCTGAACCAGGCGAAGAGCGGAAGAGCCACGTCACCGGGGCAAGCCCACGCTGGCCATCAATCCTCATAGACAATCTTCACCGGTTCTCCCGCTACCAGTTTCTCGAGGTCGTCCTCCCCTCGAAGCCGGAACTGGGAGTAGGTGACCTCGACACCTTCCTCGATTGGATCATCGTCACATTTGATGATCTTGCGGACACCCGCGAAAACCCAGCTGGCCGGATGGTCGTCCCAGAAAAACGTGCCTGAGCTATCTCCCTCCGCGGCCAATGCCTTCGCCACTCCCTTCCTGTGCGCCTCCTCTGGAGATTCCGCGGCCACCAGGTAGATGTTCTCCCAGACTGGCACGTAACCCGCGAAGCCATCCTTGAAGCTGACCCTCATGATGGCGTGCACCGCAAACCATGGCATGGATTCACCGCTCCTGACGCGCGCCCGCGCTACGGCATCTGGGCGTACTCGTTCATCGAAGGCAGGTAGCCCATCTGCTGAACCAGCGTATAGCCCCATACGCTCAGGTCCCGCGTGGACGTCGCGTAGGCCCCGTCCTGCTGCCGGTACCACAGCCAGAGCACGGGCGTGGTCCCAGACACATTCGGCCCCATATAGACATAGCCCTCGAGGTTGTCGACGCCATCGGGCTCATAGCCCGCCGGCGCCTGCATCCCCATCAGCAGTGAGAGGAAGCCGTTCCCCGTGGTGGAGCGGTAGCGCAGCAACGGCCGCGTGGACTGCAGCACCGGGAACGTGTGCGGCACGTTCCGTCCGAGGATGCTCCCCTCGAACGACTGCGCATGCGGCAGATCCAACAGGTACTGCTCCGCGCCTCCCACCTGGGACACGTACCCGTCGCCATTCGGCGCCATGGCCGTCGCGGCCGTGGTGAGGAATTGGGCCGTCTGCGGCTTCTTGAAGCGGTACAGCCCCGTGTCGATGTACGTCGAATAGGAGAACAGCATCGAGCCCTTGCCAATCAGCTCGTCCACCGAGAGCTGCTCGCAGTAGAACGGCTCGTGCTCGCGCTGGCGCGGATCCGGCAGGCTGTAGGGGCACGTGCCTCCATACTTCAGCGTCGACCAGCGCTTCTTCGTCAGACACAGCGCCTTGCCCCGCACCGCCCTGCTCTCGCCCGTGCGCTCGAAGACATACACCGGCGTCCCCGTCCACGCCGACTCGAAGAAGAAGTCACCATCCGCTCCGAAGGGGCCCGCCGACACATACTTCGTGAGCGGATCCTCCGGCTCCACCTGCGTCTCCACGTCCCCCTTGTTGAACATGATGAGCGGCGTTCCATTGATGGTATTGGGCATGCCCTCCCCGCAGTAGTCCGCCGAGGCCATCGCCGTGCAGGCCGCGTGGTACTCGAAGGCCTCGACGATCGACGTCGCCGGGACCACCGGCTCCCCGCCCGGCATCGGATCCGCGCTCAGCCACGGCGCATAACCCCAATCCACGCACTTGGCCGCCACCCCTCCCCCGATGAACCGCGTCTCCTGCCCCTCCTCACTCCTCACCGGACGGCACGCGAAGGAGAACGCATCCGGCTGCGTGTAGATGAGCACGTTCAGGCGCGCGTTCGGATCCCCCGCGTTCGCGTCCGTCTCCCCCGCCTTCACCGTCTTCCACCGGCCGGGCATCGCCAGCGCCCAGGAGCCGTTCGGGCACAGATTTCCGGTCCGAGTCGGCGAGCTCCATTCCACCTGGTACTCCCAGGCGGTGCTCGACTCGACGCCCGTGTAGACATTGGCGTGCCGCTGGGCCGCGACGACCTTGAATCTCACCACCTGGCCCTCCACCTCCGCGGAGAAGCTCACGTCCCTGAACTGATCCCCCCTCCTGGGGCTCCCCTGCCACATCCCCACGAGCTGGCCTCGATCGATTCCCACCTGCTGGAAGCCGACGCCCTGATACCTCGCGCTACTCAGCAGCAGCGTGATGGGCTCGAACTTCCTGTCCACCGTGCCGTGCAGGTGCGTCCCCTGATCGCTCTGGTAGCCCCCCACCTGCGCCCAGGCCGTGGTGGTGGCGAAGAGCACCAGCATCCCGCCGAGCAACCTCGCCCCTACCGGCCGCTTCCTCCGCGTCCCCGAATCCATCGGTCCTTCCTCCTCGAGCGCCTCGCGCTCGCTTCCCCGCTGTCCCCTAGCAAGGGTCCTGCCAGGGTATCTGGAAACGGGGAATTCAGGGAACCGGGTCAGGGACGGGTGGATCCGCGCAGACGCGCAGGCCGACGAGCGGCGTGCGCAGCGAGGGATCCCTGTTGGTGTAGTGGTTGTTGCTCCGGGCGTCGATGAAGCTCTGGTAGTAGCTGCCGCCCGAGTAGAAGGTCGAGCCAGGCATCGCGTTCAGGTGCACCCATTCCCAGACGTTGCCGGAGAGGTCCGAGACGCCGAAGGGGCTGTCGGAAGCGGGGTGGCTGCCCACCTCGTCGGGGCCAAAGGCGAGGTTCTTCTGCCCGTAGGCGCGATCGAAGTTGGCGTCCTCGGGCCCCAGCTCGTAGCCGTGGGGGTAGAGCCGAGCATCCGCGCCGCGGGCGGCCCGCTCCCACTCGTAGATTTCACACAGGCGCGCCCCGGGCAGCTTCCCCGAGCGCGACAGCCACGCGACATAGGCCTGGGCGTCGTGCCAGGAGACGCCCGACACGGGAAAGCGCAGCCAGTCCTGGTCCACGAACCGCGTGCGCTCCGGGTAGTGCACCCGCTCGCCCTCGCGCACCAGGAAGGTGTGATCCCTCGGCTTGAGCAACAGCTGCCACTGCCCACCGGGCAGCTCGCTGAGCTCGACGCTCCCGTTGAAGTGCTGGACGCGCGGCCGGCGCTGCTCGCGCTCGGCGGGGGGCAGCTCGCGCAGGAAGCGCAGCCAGTCGGCGTACGTCACCTCGTGACGGGCGATGAGGAAGCCGCCCGTGCGCGCCTCGTGCAACGGCTGCACCCGCAGGATGTTGCGACGGACCGTCTCCTCGTCCTCGCTGCCCACCAGGAAGCGGCCGGGCGGCACGTAGACGTAGCCCTCGGGCACGGAGGCCGGCAGGGGGATGTGCAGGCGCAGTTGCTCCCCGCGCGCCACGAGCACCGGGTAGTACACGGGCGGGCGATCCGGCAACGCGAGCACCAGCCGGTACGAGCCCGGCTCCAGCTCCACGTCCGCCAGCGGAGTCGTACCGAGCGGCCGGGGCTCGGAGGGCCGCAGGTGCCCGCCCTCCCGGACGTAGCGCTGCACGGAGACGGTGGCGCCCGCGGGCCCCGTCTCCACGTCCAGCCGCGCCGGAGCCTGGAGGCGGCGGTGGTACTCGCCCGTCCCGTCGTACAGGTCGAGCTGGCGCTCCAGGTCTTCCCGCAGCGAGCCCTGGTGGGCTCGCTCGGCCAGCAACAGGCGCTCGTAGATGGCACCCGCCAGGAGCTGGCGCGTGTCCTCGCGGCCGGGGTCCTTCAACAGGGCCCGCCGCAGCTCCTGGTTGATCGGATCATGCAGCTCCTCGTTCAACCGGGCCGCCTTCCGCAGCGCGCTGGCCCAGAGCTCCTCCCCCTTCTTGTCGTCTCGGACCTCGAGGGTGGCGAAGGCCTGTTGCCGGAGCGACTCGACGGCGGCGCCCTCCTGGCGCGCCTCCTCGAGCAGCTCCCGCGCCTTGTGGAGGTGGGCGTCCACCTCGCGCCGCGTCTCCAACCGCACCAGCAGCAGGTTGCCCCCGTAGGCGAAACCCGCGGTGAGCGGCAGCGCCAGCACCGCCCCGAGCCGCACCAGCCTCCCCCGGCGCACCGCCCGGCGCGAGGCCGCGAGGAAATCCGACTCCTGGGGCGCGAGCCCGCCCGGCTCCAGCGACGCGACCTCCGCCAGGGAGCGCGCGCCCCACAACGCGTCCGCCGGACGGCCCAGCCGCCGCCACTCCGCCGCCGCCCGCTCCAGCCGCTGGTGGGCCGCCCGCCGCTCGGCGTCTCCCGCCAGCCAGCCGCGCAGCAAGTCCCACCCCGTCAGCAGCGCCTCGTGCGACACCTCGTAGGTGGCCTCGCCCTGGGCCTCTCGCGCCACCAGCAGGCGCCCGCGCACCAGCGCCTCCAGGGCCGCCCGCTCCTCCTCCGCCTCCACGCCACCGCTCAGCAGCTCCGCCGGGGTGCGCCGCGCCCGCGTGCCCTCGGCGGTGACGAGCTTCAGCAACAGGCGCCGCGCCGCGATCCGCTCATCCGGCAGCAGCCGGGCGAGGACTCCATCGGCATGGCGGGCCAGCGCCCCCGCGACGCCTCCGAGCGCCTCCAGGGCCGCGGCGGGGATGAGGCGCCGCTCCGCGTCCCGCGCCTCCCAGAGCTCCGCCAGGGCGAACTGGAGCAGCGGAAGCCCTCCCTCCGCGCGTCCCGCCGCCACCAGCGCCTCCACCAGGGCCTCGGACTCGAAGCCCACCCCCCGGGCCCGCGCCGGCGCGGTGATGGCCTCGCGCAGCCCCGCCTCCGACAGCGGCCGTAGCAGGTACAGCGCCCCGGAGAGCACCTCGCCCAGCCCGGGCAGCGCCGCCAGCCGCGTGAGGAAGTCCCCGCGCGCCGTGGCCAGCACCCGCACGCCGGGCAGGCCCTCCGCCAGCGTCCCCAGGGCCTCGGAGACGAGCGCGGCCTCCTCCGGCTCGGCCAGCGTGAGCAGCTCCTCCAGCTGGTCCACGAAGAGGAGCGTACCGGTGGCGCCCTGGTGTGCCCGCAGCAGCCGCCCCAGCCCCTGGGCCCCGGCCCGCAACGCCTCCACCACCCGCGCCTCGTCCAGCCCCGGCAGCGCGGCCAGCGCCGTGGCCAGCGCCGCCACCGGGTGCCTCCCGGGGACGAGCGTCACCACCGTCCACGCGCTCCCGAGCGCCCCCTCCGCCACGCGCGGCAGCAGGCCCGCACGGCACAGCGAGGACTTGCCCACGCCCGAGTCACCCGCCACCAGCACGAAGGGCTCGGCGCGCAGCCGGTCCAGCAGCGCGCGCACCTCCGCTCCCCGGCCGAAGAAGACACCGCGCTCCTCGGCGGAGAAGGCGTGCAGTCCCGGGTAGGGCCGCTCCGTCACCACCAGCTCGGTGTGGCCTCCCTCGCGCAGGGACTCCAGCGCCTCGCGCAGCTCCTCGGCCGAGGAGAAGCGGCGCTCCGGCTCGAGCTCCAGGCACCGGTCGACGATGGCCGCGAAGCGCGAATCCATCCCGGGCACCTTCGAGGACACCGGGGCCGCGCGGCCGCCCAGCACGGCCTGCCGCAGCTCGCTCAGGCTCGGGCCCTGGTGCGGGGCGTGGCCCACGCACATCTCGTAGAGGACGCCCCCGAGCGAGTACACGTCGCTGCGGGCCGAGGCCGGCTCACCGCGCCACACCTCGGGCGCCATGTACCGGGGCGTGCCCACCCAGGCGCCCGCGGCCGTCAGCCCGAAGGCCTGTCCTTCCTCCGGCTCCGGCTCCGGTGACTTCCCCGACGCGGGCTCGCTCCGGGCGGGCTTTCCTGGAGAGGACAGCGTCGCCAGGTCGTCCTCCCCCGTCCGCTCCGTCACCGGGGAGGACGAGGACTGGGGCTTGCCCGGAGAGGACAGCGTCGCCAGGTCGTCCTCCCCCGTCCGCTCCGTCACCGGGGGGGACGGGGCCACCCACCGCGGTGCTCCGTCTCGCGCTCCCTCGGCGGCATCCAGCAGCTTGGCCAGGCCGAAGTCGAGCAGCTTCACCTCCCCGTCCTCGGTGAGCATGGCGTTGGCGGGCTTGATGTCGCGATGCAGCACGCCCTTGCGGTGCGCCGCCGCCAGCCCTCGCGCCAGGCCGATGCCCAGTCCCAGCACCTTCTCCCACGGCACGGGCCACGACTGCTTGTCGAGGCTCTCGCCGCGAATGAACTCCGAGACGAGGTAGGGCCGGCGCAGCACCTCGCCGATGCGGTGCACGGCGACGATGTTGGGGTGCTGCAACCGGGCGACGGCCCGCGCCTCGGTGCGGAAGCGCTCGCGCTGGCCCTCGTCCGGGGCGACCCCGGAGAGGAACTTCACCGCGACGAGCCGGTCCAGCAGCGTGTCCTGCGCCAGGTGCACCTGTCCCATGGCCCCATGTCCGAGCGGGCGGATGAGCCGGTACTCCTCGAAGGATGAAGGTGGCTCCCATTGGGGAGCGGGCGCGGACACGGTCGGGCATTCTCCGCTGCCCTCCTGTCACGGGCAATGCTCGGGCACCGGGCAAGACTTGCCCGCACGGCAAGAGCCGCCTGGCAAACCTTGCCTGCTCCCCCTCCGAGCTACAGCCCGTACTGCTTGCACTTGAAGGTGAAGGTGCGCAGCGGCATGCCGAGTATCTCGGCGGCTCGCACCTTCACCCCCCCTGTCTCGCGCAGGGCCTTGGCCATCGCCTCGCGCTCGATGGCGCGCAATTCCTCGGCGAGCGGCATGCGGCGGAGCGGCTCGGAGTCGGTGGAGGCCTCTTCCGGCGCGGCCTCCGGCTCCAGCTCCGGCGGACGGTGCGGTGCTCCAGCGGCGGCGGGCGCGGGGGGCGTGGGAGGAGACAGCGCGGCGAGGACGCGCTCGGGCAGGTGGCTCGGCCGCACCACCGCCTCCGTTGCCGTGGCCGCCACGTAGTCCAGGGTGTTCTTCAGCTCGCGCACGTTGCCCGGCCAGCCGTAGCTCTCGAGCGCCTCCAGGGTCTCGGGTGCCAGCGACATCGGCTCGCGCCCCGAGGCGGTACAGGCGGCGGCGAGGAAGCGCTCGGCCAGCACGTGCACCTCCCCGCGCCGGTCGCGCAGCGGGGGCAGCACCACGGTGGCGGCGCCGAGTCGGAAGAAGAGATCCTTGCGGAAGCGCCCCGCCTCCACCTCCTTCTCCAGGTTGCGGTGCGTGGCGGCGACGATGCGGATGTCGATCTCCCGCTCCTTCGTCCCGCCCACGCGCAGGATGCGCCGTGTCTCCAGCACGCGCAGCAGCTTGGCCTGGGCGGCCGCGGGCAGCTCGCCCGCCTCGTCGAGGAACACGGTGCCCCCCTCCGCCGTCTCCAACAGGCCCGGCTTGGTGGTGGTGGCCCCGGTGAAGGCGCCCTTCTCGTGGCCGAACAGCTCGCTCTCCACCAGCGTCTCGGCGATGGAGGCGCAGTTGATGGCCACGAAGGGCTTGCCCGAGCGGCGCGACCAGTGGTGCACGGCGAAGGCGGCGTTCTCCTTGCCGGCCCCCGTCTCCCCGAGGATGAGCACCGTCAGCTCGCTGGCGGCCAGACGGCGGATGAGCTCGTAGAGGCGCAGCATGGCCGGATCGGCCACCACCACGGTGCGCTCGCCGAGCACCAGCTCCGTGGCCTGGGCCGCCCGGCCACCCTGGCCGGCGAACGAGGCCGCGGAGGACGCGGCGTACAGCACCAGGTTCACCTCGCCGATGGACACCACGTCGCCCGGCTGGAGCGGAGACACCTCCTGGATGAGCTGTCCGTTGATGCGCACGCCGTTGTGGCTGTCCCAGTCGGAGATGCGCACCTTGCCGCCCTGGACATAGAGCCGTGCATGGCGGCGGGAGACCGAGCGGTCCGCGACGCGCACATCCATCTCGGTGGCCCGGCCGATGTTCAATTGCCCCTCGACCGGCAGATCCACCATGGACGACGTCGTCCCATCGACCACGAGCAGGCGGAACCGCTCGACATTCTTGCGCACGTTCACCTGGCCCACGCTCCAGGTCTGATCGTCACCCTCGTCCATGGGGCCGGATTGTAGCCCCAGGGACGCATGAGCGGAGTACCCCGAGTCACGGTCAGGGCAACTGGGAGTAGGCGCTCATCGAGGGCAGGAACCCCATCGGCACCGGGCCGGAGAGGTCGAGGTAGCCCTGGGCCGTCATGTCGCTGGTGGTCGTCAGGAAGCCCGGGCCTGGAGTCTTCTGCCAGAGGCGGAGCGCGGGTACCCCCGCCGGTGGCATACCCACGTAGATGTACCCCTCGGTGTTGTTGGACCCATCGGGTGCGAAACCCGGGGGCACCTGCGCGCCTTCCACCAGGGTGACGTGGCGCCGCTTGCCATCCGGAAGGGTGGAGGAGTAGCGCAGCAAGGGCCGCGTGTGCGCGAAGCCCGGAACCGACGAGGGTGCGTTCGCGCTGAAGAGAGGGCCCTCGAAGAAGGGTCGGTTGGAATTGATGTCCGGCACGAAGTCAGCCGCGCCCGGGATGCTCGGATCCGGCTTGTAGTCGGGATATTTGCCGGACGGGCCGACGTCCACCCTGGCAGTGGTCAGGTACGCGCCGGTCGTCGGGTTGACGAAGCGGTAGAGCCCCGCATCGACATAGCTGGAGTAGGAGAACAGCAGCGCCCCCTGCGACAACAGCTCGTTCCTGGGCATCTCCTCGCAGAACCGGGGAGGGAGCGGGACGGCGGGGCGAGGGCGGGTGGTGGCGGCAGCCGGGGGCTTCCGGGGATCCTGCACGAAACCGGCGTCGAGGGTGCAGGCGCCGCTGATCGGCAGGGTGGACCAACGCTTCTTGGTCAGACACAGCGCCTTGGGGCGCAGCCCGGAGCCGGTGGTAGTGGCAGCGGGGACCGCCGCCCAGGCCGCCTCGAAGAGAAACTCCGCCCCCGAGCCGAAAGGACCGGCCGCGACGTAGGGGGTCGCGTTGCCCATACCATCCTTCCCGTTCTCCACGTTCTGGGTGTTGAACATGACGATGGGCGTGCCATCGACGGTGTTGGACCTGGCCTCGCCGCAGTAGTCCGCGGAGGCCATGGCGACGCAGGACACGTGGTAGCGCAGCGCCTCGTCGAGCGTGGTGGCCGGGTAGACACCGTTGCCCGGAAGAGCATCCTTGTTCAGCCAGGGCGGGTAGCCCCAATCGACGCACTTGGCGGCCACGCCTCCCTTGGCGTACCAGGAGCTCCCATTGGGGTTCTGCGTCTCGAGCGGCACGCAGGCGAAGGAGAACATCGGCCGCGGCTCGGACGGAATGTAGACGTTCCCCTTCCAACGGCCCGGCAGCGCGAGCGCCGGCCTCCCGTCCTTGCACAGACTGCCACTGCCGTTCGGCGACTCCCACGTCACCTGGTACTCCCAGGCGGTATTCGATGGCCTCTCGGTGTAGACGTTGACGTGCCGATTGGCCGATTGGACCGTGAACTTCACCGTCTGGTTCTGGTTGTTCACCATCACCGTCGTGAAGAAGGTCACGTTCTTGAACAAGGAGCCCTTCAACGGCCCGCTTCCCTTCTGCTCCAACAGGCCCGATTCGAGCGAGACCTCGATGCTGGCGCCCTGGTGCATCGCGGAGCTCAACGGAATGCCGATGCGCTCGTAGAGCTCCCCCGCGCTGCCACTCAAGCGCGTGCCCTGATCGTTCTGGGTTCCCCCCTGCTGAGCCCCCGCCGTGGTGGCGAGCAGAGCGACCACACCCGCCGTGAGCGCGGCTCCCGCCGACCGCCTCCACATCGTCCCGAAATGCATCGATCCATCCTCCCCGAGCGCCCGAGCGCTCCTGACGGGGTTGCCTGTTGCAAGCGCCCTACCAACGGGCATCGCGAGGTGGAGCACCCCGTGGAAAGCAACATCTTGCCCGAGCACCAGGCAAGACTTGCCCGGTGCCAGCCCCTCTACCGGGCAAGGTTTGCCCGGTCTCAGCTGAGCCGGAAGATGCTCTTGAGCCGGCCGAGAATGTGGCTCTCCTCGGTGATGGGCGGCGTGTCGCCCGAGGCCGTCATC
This is a stretch of genomic DNA from Archangium violaceum. It encodes these proteins:
- a CDS encoding ADYC domain-containing protein, which produces MHFGTMWRRSAGAALTAGVVALLATTAGAQQGGTQNDQGTRLSGSAGELYERIGIPLSSAMHQGASIEVSLESGLLEQKGSGPLKGSLFKNVTFFTTVMVNNQNQTVKFTVQSANRHVNVYTERPSNTAWEYQVTWESPNGSGSLCKDGRPALALPGRWKGNVYIPSEPRPMFSFACVPLETQNPNGSSWYAKGGVAAKCVDWGYPPWLNKDALPGNGVYPATTLDEALRYHVSCVAMASADYCGEARSNTVDGTPIVMFNTQNVENGKDGMGNATPYVAAGPFGSGAEFLFEAAWAAVPAATTTGSGLRPKALCLTKKRWSTLPISGACTLDAGFVQDPRKPPAAATTRPRPAVPLPPRFCEEMPRNELLSQGALLFSYSSYVDAGLYRFVNPTTGAYLTTARVDVGPSGKYPDYKPDPSIPGAADFVPDINSNRPFFEGPLFSANAPSSVPGFAHTRPLLRYSSTLPDGKRRHVTLVEGAQVPPGFAPDGSNNTEGYIYVGMPPAGVPALRLWQKTPGPGFLTTTSDMTAQGYLDLSGPVPMGFLPSMSAYSQLP